The Paracoccus sp. TOH sequence GTGGTTAGCCACCTGTCTGCTTTCGCGGTGAATCTTTCACTGAAATGAACCGGATGATATATCATCCCATCCGGATCCTGCTTAGAAAGCCTGATATCCGATTTAGGCAAGCCCACCCCAAAGGTCTCGCCTGTTATATATTTAATAGCCCCGTCGTTCATATTCCTGCAGGTAAAACCATTTGCCATCAAAGTCGTCATCAGGAACGATTCATCGTTTGGCCAGCGCCTTCTCTCACTTCTTGGAACGACTCCATCGAAGGTCTTCGAGATCTCCTTTCTGGCAGAAAATGCAAAGTCTGCCGCCGCCCTGGTTATCCCTATAAAGGGAAACAGGCATGCATAGACGTCGCATTCAAAGTGGGACATCGGCTTATACCAATACCAATTGCTTTTTGCTTTATACACATGAAAGGCAAAAATATCTGAAAAATCTTCAGAAAACGCATCAAAAAAATTGGCGCTCGAACTCATGCTCAACCTTACATCGGATTCCAATAGCCAATATCTATCATATCCCCGGAGAAGCTGCGATGCAGCATATATAAAGTAATCCCCACAAAGCCAGCCAAAATTCGAGGGCACGTACAGCCCCATTTCCCTTATTGTGTCAGCGGATATTGAAATCTTGACCTTTCCGCACCCGACGTCGACATTGCCATTTGTTTCATCGCAAACAAACGCGATATCACGATTCGATGTTGACTTAAGATAATTATAGAATCGTTCGGTCGCCTCACAATAAAAGTGCGTTCTGATCAAGATCAGCTCTCGCATTCCATCGCCCTTATGAAGTTGTGCTGTTCATGCAATTGCGTTGTTTATGCATTGGATATTTCAACAAGATGCTTGGAAGGCCTTAAGCCCGCCGCCTTAAGGAACTCGACATAACGAGCGCATCTAGCCGCGCGGAGCGCATCATAAGATTCACTGTCGAATTTTATAAGCTCTTTCAAGTGACTTCTCGTGAGAGGCATGGCCAGATCCTCCGCTCGCAAGAACGGGACACCCGTTTCTCGGCACATCTCCTCAGTACGAGTATCAATCGTGATCGTGCAGCCCATGCGCTCAGCCTGTATGGCAAGTTGCGCTCCATGAAAACGGGGGCCAATGAGCAGGTCGTACCTGCGAAGCTCATCCATCCATGAGGCGACATCATAATAAGATCGGGCATAATTTAATGCCCAGCTTGAAAACTGCTCTTTCGAATAATGAGGCGCTATATGATTTCTCAATAAATCAAACGAGGAGTCAGGAATATCATCAAACAAGCCACGCGACAATTTTATCATATTGTCCATGGACTGGACAATATAAACTCCGGGAAACATCGGATCCATCATGAGAGCGACAAGCTGTTGCTCTATAACCCGTGTATTTTCCCAACTTTCATGTCCACCGGCAACTGCGATGCGCTGCGGAAGAGGGTTTTTTTTCCAGTTTCTCTCAACCCTCCGACCGAGATCCGGTCGCGCATTGATGAAATGGGAAGGGCAGCCGTTCGCCAAAGTCTTTACGCCGGTCAACTTGTATATTTGCTCGGTCGTG is a genomic window containing:
- a CDS encoding polysaccharide pyruvyl transferase family protein; this translates as MKIALLWSSKDCGLYSNSDFDLLNKQIGMNNGNLAFVYAISHQIEGEIDFFPWHTSPEKLNTYDFIVFPGANQLGKHTDLGSIAGTLAKVTKPVIVIGLGAQAKGFDADIELTEGTANWLEVLIENGKRNGIRNIYTRGPYTTEQIYKLTGVKTLANGCPSHFINARPDLGRRVERNWKKNPLPQRIAVAGGHESWENTRVIEQQLVALMMDPMFPGVYIVQSMDNMIKLSRGLFDDIPDSSFDLLRNHIAPHYSKEQFSSWALNYARSYYDVASWMDELRRYDLLIGPRFHGAQLAIQAERMGCTITIDTRTEEMCRETGVPFLRAEDLAMPLTRSHLKELIKFDSESYDALRAARCARYVEFLKAAGLRPSKHLVEISNA